One Streptomyces sp. ML-6 genomic region harbors:
- a CDS encoding AAA family ATPase has protein sequence MTTAQDTPRTTAEPPGAPTAVEELWERLGHVEQRVRNAVAARRAVDPQPDDPYRGQYLTPEGAERILAARDAFGPVPQYASEPPARPRPGSRLGRLVEDFGLTPLDVDLLMVAMAPDIDARFERLYGYLNDDLNRRRPTIGLALELCGLPAASAGRFRFSPSAPLVGGGLLTVLEADRPLLSRVLRAPDRVTAHLLGDDEPDGRLRGLVRVAGPGDEQPDPVPGTPRVAAALGTGSGLVHLLDRGGDPGGLAVQALLAAGRRPLVVDVTAFATAPGPADLVRTLAAEVRLSRGGVVLGPLEALAPERPEGARLLGELCAALRGAPLVVYGTKNWDPLWAGDSPVPVHVLPSGPEDVARQWRRALDRAGTDVGLPAGRARVEAGVVEATTAYRLDAEQMRKAAAVASRLAALEERPVGVRDLRTAVRAQNGAGLERLARRIEPAVGWDDLVLPPGTHRQLSELALRARHRGQVLGEWRMRPGGGRGRGVVALFAGESGTGKTMSAEVVASELGMELYVVDLSIVVDKYIGETEKNLERIFVEASDVNGILLFDEADAIFGKRSQVKDAHDRHANVESAYLLQRIESFDGIAVLTTNLRANLDEAFTRRLDVIAEFPMPDARQRLALWDRCLGAEIPRAADLDLEFCAQRFELAGGSIRSCAVTAAYRAAEAGGPLGMGQIVSAVLQEYRKLGRLVMESEFGPWLGRAQGRGRG, from the coding sequence GTGACCACCGCGCAGGACACCCCCCGGACCACCGCGGAACCGCCCGGCGCCCCGACGGCCGTCGAGGAGCTGTGGGAGCGGCTGGGCCATGTCGAGCAACGGGTCAGGAACGCCGTCGCGGCCCGGCGGGCCGTCGACCCGCAACCCGACGACCCCTACCGGGGGCAGTACCTCACCCCCGAGGGGGCCGAGCGGATCCTGGCGGCCCGCGACGCGTTCGGGCCCGTACCGCAGTACGCGTCCGAGCCCCCGGCGCGGCCACGTCCCGGGAGCCGGCTCGGCCGGCTCGTCGAGGACTTCGGCCTGACCCCGCTCGACGTCGACCTGCTGATGGTGGCGATGGCGCCGGACATCGACGCCCGGTTCGAGCGGCTCTACGGCTACCTCAACGACGACCTCAACCGGCGCAGGCCGACCATCGGCCTGGCCCTCGAACTCTGCGGGCTGCCCGCCGCGAGCGCCGGCCGCTTCCGGTTCTCGCCGTCCGCCCCCCTGGTCGGGGGCGGACTGCTGACCGTCCTGGAGGCCGACCGCCCGCTGCTCTCACGGGTGCTGCGGGCACCGGACCGGGTCACCGCCCATCTGCTCGGCGACGACGAACCCGACGGAAGGCTGCGCGGCCTGGTCCGGGTGGCCGGGCCCGGGGACGAGCAGCCCGACCCGGTGCCCGGGACACCGCGGGTCGCGGCGGCCCTGGGCACGGGCAGCGGCCTGGTGCATCTGCTCGACCGGGGCGGCGACCCGGGCGGACTGGCGGTCCAGGCCCTCCTCGCCGCGGGGCGCCGTCCGCTGGTGGTCGACGTCACGGCGTTCGCCACCGCTCCCGGCCCGGCGGACCTCGTACGGACCCTGGCGGCCGAGGTCCGGCTGAGCCGTGGCGGTGTCGTCCTCGGGCCGCTCGAAGCGCTGGCCCCCGAACGACCCGAGGGAGCCAGGCTGCTCGGTGAGCTGTGCGCGGCGCTCCGCGGCGCCCCTCTGGTCGTGTACGGGACGAAGAACTGGGACCCCCTGTGGGCCGGGGACAGCCCGGTCCCGGTGCACGTTCTGCCCTCCGGCCCCGAGGACGTGGCGCGGCAATGGCGTCGGGCGCTCGACCGGGCCGGTACGGACGTCGGCCTGCCCGCCGGGAGGGCCCGGGTCGAGGCGGGGGTGGTGGAGGCCACCACCGCCTACCGGCTCGACGCCGAGCAGATGCGCAAGGCCGCCGCCGTCGCCTCCCGGCTGGCCGCCCTGGAGGAGCGCCCGGTGGGCGTGCGGGACCTGCGCACGGCCGTCCGGGCGCAGAACGGCGCGGGGCTCGAACGGCTCGCCCGCCGCATCGAGCCCGCGGTCGGCTGGGACGACCTCGTACTGCCTCCCGGGACCCACCGCCAACTGTCCGAACTCGCCCTGCGCGCACGCCACCGCGGGCAGGTGCTCGGCGAGTGGCGGATGCGGCCGGGGGGCGGCCGGGGGAGAGGGGTCGTCGCGTTGTTCGCCGGTGAGTCCGGCACCGGGAAGACCATGTCCGCCGAGGTGGTGGCGTCGGAGCTCGGCATGGAGCTCTACGTCGTGGACCTGTCCATCGTGGTGGACAAGTACATCGGCGAGACCGAGAAGAACCTCGAAAGGATCTTCGTCGAGGCGTCCGACGTCAACGGCATCCTGCTGTTCGACGAGGCGGACGCCATCTTCGGGAAGCGTTCCCAGGTCAAGGACGCGCACGATCGCCACGCCAACGTGGAGTCGGCCTATCTGCTGCAACGCATCGAGTCCTTCGACGGGATCGCGGTGCTCACCACCAACCTGCGGGCCAACCTCGACGAGGCGTTCACCCGCCGCCTCGACGTGATCGCGGAGTTCCCCATGCCGGACGCCCGGCAGCGACTGGCCCTGTGGGACCGCTGCCTGGGGGCGGAGATCCCGCGCGCCGCGGACCTCGACCTGGAATTCTGCGCGCAGCGTTTCGAACTGGCGGGAGGATCGATCCGCTCCTGCGCGGTGACCGCCGCCTACCGGGCGGCGGAAGCGGGGGGACCGCTCGGCATGGGACAGATCGTCTCGGCCGTGCTCCAGGAGTACCGCAAGCTCGGCCGACTGGTCATGGAGAGCGAGTTCGGCCCGTGGCTGGGCCGCGCGCAGGGGCGCGGCAGGGGGTAG
- a CDS encoding DUF4255 domain-containing protein has translation MIHEVDEGLRLLLVEAGLQESGVDLVFDAPTKEWSARRNAPTVSVFLHGIREDATRRRTGTAEEHDEQGLVVGRRTPPRWFELTYLVTAWTNRPQDEHRLLSEVLRCLVRADVLPARMLTGSLAELGLTVDIEAAGPNTDRQSTADVWSALGGELKAAIDLRVWAPLAGEQEPAGPPVTEGLVVRTAPARDGDGAGPGRRLRYAGAFDPGGQGFAAERDRQLPPGRRRRGGAAR, from the coding sequence GTGATCCACGAAGTCGACGAGGGGCTGCGGCTGCTGCTGGTCGAGGCGGGCCTCCAGGAGAGCGGTGTCGACCTGGTCTTCGACGCGCCGACGAAGGAGTGGTCCGCCCGGCGCAACGCACCCACGGTCAGCGTCTTCCTGCACGGCATCCGCGAGGACGCGACCCGGCGCCGCACCGGCACCGCCGAGGAGCACGACGAGCAGGGCCTGGTGGTCGGGCGGCGGACCCCGCCGCGCTGGTTCGAGCTGACCTACCTGGTGACCGCCTGGACCAACCGCCCGCAGGACGAACACCGGCTGCTCTCCGAGGTGTTGCGCTGCCTCGTACGGGCGGACGTGCTGCCCGCCCGGATGCTCACCGGCAGCCTCGCCGAACTGGGGCTGACCGTGGACATCGAGGCGGCGGGCCCGAACACCGACCGGCAGTCCACCGCCGACGTGTGGTCCGCGCTCGGCGGCGAGCTCAAGGCCGCGATCGACCTGCGGGTGTGGGCACCCCTGGCCGGCGAACAGGAGCCCGCCGGCCCGCCGGTCACCGAAGGACTGGTGGTGCGGACCGCGCCCGCCCGCGACGGCGACGGGGCGGGCCCCGGGCGCCGGCTGCGTTATGCCGGGGCCTTTGACCCCGGCGGGCAGGGCTTCGCCGCGGAACGCGACCGGCAACTGCCGCCCGGCCGGCGCAGGCGCGGGGGCGCGGCCCGGTGA
- a CDS encoding cell wall protein: protein MTARHDRTDGMRRRRFLTNAALGGATIIGASALGGFDADAAFAAEPSLDPAIAESAFVEGRITGITGSILEVAGSNGGHSRVQMTNVTSVWKVRATTAEAIDIGDGLYARGVEMPDGTVAADAVWVNIVNLDTRIRGIAKNRLHLAHGQHELVGHVAPDTSASYAGRALTSDLSRLRIGQSAQVLGAWRPSDDSVDVVRISVGH from the coding sequence ATGACCGCACGACACGACCGGACCGACGGGATGCGCCGTCGCCGCTTCCTCACCAACGCCGCCCTCGGCGGCGCGACCATCATCGGCGCCTCCGCGCTCGGCGGCTTCGACGCGGACGCCGCGTTCGCCGCGGAACCCTCGCTCGACCCCGCGATAGCCGAGTCCGCCTTCGTGGAGGGCCGCATCACGGGCATCACCGGCAGTATCCTGGAGGTGGCCGGATCCAACGGCGGCCACTCCCGGGTGCAGATGACCAACGTGACCAGCGTGTGGAAGGTGCGCGCCACCACGGCCGAGGCCATCGACATCGGCGACGGGCTCTACGCGCGCGGCGTCGAGATGCCCGACGGCACCGTGGCCGCCGACGCGGTCTGGGTGAACATCGTGAACCTGGACACGCGGATCCGGGGCATCGCGAAGAACCGGCTGCACCTCGCCCACGGACAGCACGAACTGGTCGGCCACGTCGCCCCGGACACCAGCGCCTCCTACGCCGGCCGCGCCCTGACGTCCGACCTGTCCCGGCTGCGCATCGGACAGAGCGCCCAAGTGCTCGGCGCCTGGCGGCCGTCCGACGACTCCGTGGACGTCGTCCGCATCTCCGTCGGCCACTGA
- a CDS encoding RlpA-like double-psi beta-barrel domain-containing protein: MACGSTSLWAGETSWFCCGNSWGPCSSAGGGACGNCQSGARHGAWPNASQACWNITRPDLCGENIPRRGCGAVMNVRHQCSGATVCITITDCGPRTKEWCGEATCCNGACRTNRVLDLTPAAFSAIGNLSSGKLPVYIYE; the protein is encoded by the coding sequence ATGGCTTGCGGATCGACCAGCCTGTGGGCCGGCGAGACCAGCTGGTTCTGCTGCGGCAACTCCTGGGGACCGTGCTCCAGTGCCGGCGGCGGCGCCTGCGGCAACTGCCAGTCCGGCGCGCGCCACGGCGCGTGGCCCAACGCCTCACAGGCCTGCTGGAACATCACCCGGCCCGACCTCTGCGGCGAGAACATCCCCAGACGCGGCTGCGGCGCGGTGATGAACGTCAGGCACCAGTGCTCGGGCGCGACGGTGTGCATCACGATCACCGACTGCGGCCCGCGCACCAAGGAGTGGTGCGGCGAGGCGACGTGCTGCAACGGAGCCTGCCGTACCAACCGCGTCCTCGACCTGACCCCGGCCGCCTTCTCGGCGATCGGCAACCTGAGCTCGGGCAAGCTGCCGGTCTACATCTACGAGTGA